The Caretta caretta isolate rCarCar2 unplaced genomic scaffold, rCarCar1.hap1 Scaffold_31, whole genome shotgun sequence genomic sequence CACGAGCTTTCCTTTGACATAAGTAGTTAAACTTGACAACATGCTCAAGTACATTGTGAACATAAACCCTGATTCAGCAGTGACTCCATAAGAAAAATAGCTAGGGTAACAGTTTTACCACTCCAACAGACCACACACCACAACCTcaagtctgcagcttttgtgTTTCTGCCCGTTAACAGATCATTTTCACCCACAACATTTGTAGTTGCAAGTGTTTGGAGCAGTAGCTCATTGTGATGAAATGAAAGGGATGATGGAGACACAGGTATTCTAAGGGGAAGACTTCAGGCTGTCTTGGTACAAAGTTGCTTGTCCCCATCCTCTCCAATGAGATGTGTGTGAACTGTCAGGTTTCCATGTACGCAGACTCCGTATCTCCCCCACCATCACCATCAGGGAGGCTTACGTGGGTCTAATTTTCCCCCTCCACCAGTCAGGTTTGGGTACACTTGGCTCACAAACACTATCAAGCTTGTACATACCCAACCCCTCCTGTGAATCAGGCTTGTAagcatctgctgctgcttccctttgcTCTCCCCCGGGTGCTCCCAAACCAAGCGTGTGTGCTTAGGGACTGCATGTTGCACCAACAACCACCAGCTGAAGGATCACAGTGCATCAAAATTTCAGTTGAGCTGTGAATGACTAAAAATTACCCTAAACCCAATAGTTAAAAATTACctgaaagcaaaaaacaaaaacaaaaaccatccaTTGGACCAAATCTTGTGAGGATCTCGTTGCCAAGTTTGGGTAGGTAGATAGTAGTTTTGAAGAGCTATTAGTCAGTCCCATCATTGTCTAACATTAATTTAAGTCACACTCTAAATCTAGAGATTTcttatttaaaagtttaaattttaaacttttaaaccaCTACATTAAATGttcaaatagtaaaaaaaaaaaagtgtgtgtgaattTTCACACTGATTGGGAAAAAACTGCCTTTGGGAAAAAAACCAGGAAGGTATGTCCCATTTTAAATCCCTTTTGTAACACAGTCCAAACTATGGTGTCTCTAGTAGGAGACTAAATTCTTCACAGTCAACAGATGACAGCATTGCAGAAGCTTTTACCCTCTGTTCTCTTTAGCtgaggggttctcaaacatttcATTATGTGGgcctcatcttaaaaaaaatgatcctttcccctcccattcaGGATCAGCTAACATTTGTGTGTGCTCGGTACACCAAATGCTTAGAAAGAAAGGTGGTACTAGAAACGCATTTATATAATTTTAGCGGTCTTTAAAGGAACGTGGGATCTGCCAGTTCTCTGAAGACCATCACCCAGTACTCCATGTACTGCCACTGATTCAGGAAACTCAGTTTGAGACCTGCTGGTTTAGAGGCATGTACAACGAGTTAACTCTTAAAACAAATACCTCTCCTTTCTTGTGGTGCAGTTTTTTCGAAGAGCTGTAGCCATCAGCCGTCCAAGTTCTTTCCTGCCCAAATCTTTCTCCCTTCATTCATTCCTTCATGCAGTTGGAGCCAAAGGTTATactgacaaaacaaaatcatCTGAGAATAATGAGAGCAAAATTAGACTGCATGAAAAAGTCAAGGATGACGAAATCACCACCCCCATaatgtattccccccccccccccccgatggaaCATGGCCGTCATATAGCACTTGGAGGCATTCAAACTCTTCAGACGCTAACTGCTTTCTTGCCCAGGGAGCACAGTGGGGAACCTCCTGACATTCATCCCATCATATTGTTTATAAGCTGTGCTATGTGGAAAACAATCCATTCATCTACTGAAGAAGCCATTTGATGCCATGTATCATCTAAGATTTCAGGCCTTCCTGTGGGAAAGCCAACcacagggggataaaaagggaggaacATGCTAATAATACATCCCCACTTCAGCTCACTTTTATCCTtccgctggcaggcaggaggggatACTCGCAGGTTTCTGCCCAGCCTTCATCGTAGAAGCAGATGAGCCTGTGGCTTCTACACAGAACACAAGGTCTTTTCACACAGAGCTACTGAGTTTCTGCATCAGTTGTTGGGACCACTCAGAGCCCCGTTCCGGTCCCTGTCAGCGAGGTTCCATTACAGCCAGGAAACCAGGGCTTCCTTCAGACTGCAGTTGCCTCAGACACTCTCTGTAGGTGACATGGAGAGATGCACCCACCAGACCTGTCGTAGCACTGCCCCAGCTCAATGCGCGTCAGCTCGTTCCAGGCCCCACACGTGGATCATAACTGTATGGAGAACACCCCAAGAGGGAACTGGGAGCAAAAGCTTCTGACTCCACGGCACCTCATCTCACCCCACACACCCTTCCATGTGGCACAGGGAAGAGGCATAAGAAAAGGGCTCTACCCCTGCATGGATCCTCTGCAGCAGGCTCTGAGGCCCTTGTAATCAAGTTTTCTCACATAATAGACTGGTTCTTTGCCTACTTGCTGCAGGGAAGatggaagtaggggtgctgggGTTGAGCAGCATCAAGTAATATTAGCAAGTGAATGCATGGtctccatcatatacagggtttacagttttgttcaatggctttcagcagccGTACAACAAGAAGTATTCCAGTGCCCCTAAATTGCTGTCACCATACAGATTTACTGAAAAAGATGATTTGGCTCCCCCGCCCCACATTACCCTGTGATTATTTTGTTACCTTATCCTCTCCTGGTATTCATACTACAGTActtatttccctctctcctcaACATCTTCTCTGGACTTCACCCTCATGTGGGATAAACATCCCCAACACCCATGGAAAGTAACGCGAGAATGGGGAGCGTAGTGCATGGCAATCTGGGGGCTCTGGTAAGTCTGCTTTCTCTGCACTATTCAGAAACTTTCATGTTGCTGATGCAAGACTCTGATAGTTCTTATCAAAGTGCAGGAAGCCTTGGGAGACTCTAACCAAATTAATATGcacagaaatgttttcatggtTTATTCAGGTGATTCTTCCTTtctaatttcagtgaaaatagttttctttttggatgaaaacacattttcctgCCATGATGGCAAAATCCAGCACAACAGTCTGTGCTAGGGGaagagaaccagaaaatgaaatgtgACCACAGGAAACAAAGAGGCTAAATCAAAGCTGAAGAATTTCCCTGCCCACGccaaggggaaaacaaaaaagttaagaGAAGGAACTAGCCAAAATGGTGAACactgattttgatttttaaaaaattctttgaaTGACTACAACCCAGGGACATGCCTGTTAAAAATACAGATCAGGACTTCTCTTACAAATCACCTCCTTCTGGCCCCACTGTAAATCACAATCATCCATGTGGGTACCTCTCTAGTATGTGTAACTAATTGCTCATCCTGTTTTACTAATTACCTTCCATTTTTCACCACTGTCAACTACTCAGAGTGACCAATAGGACAACATGTTCACACCATCTAACTGCATCGATTGCTCAGCTTCAGTATATACATTGAGATCTGgaagtaaacaaaaaatgaaaaaaggttccATTCTCTCAGAGCTCACTCTCTATCTCCTGTGTTTTCCTAGAAGGAAGATACCGATATTTGCTGGTGTCTACATATTAAGTGTGCTTTTCAGGTTGCATGACTGAAGTTGAAATTTACCATTATTTTTGGGAGGCCTAACATAGGTGCTGccataccccctggcttgaagtggtttcattCATATTcacagtttacagtttggttcaatggctgtcaACAGCCCCACTACACAAACTGTTCCAGCTCCCCTGAGGCCAACGCTTTCCTCCCACTTCCTCCAGGCCTCAAAACTTTAAATATACCTAAACTAGTTTTGTCTGTCAAATAAAGGAAGTGATGAATGAGAAAAGTGTAGGGTTTGATGAATTGGCGGTCTTCTCATTACCACTTCTGAAGTGTGGATGATCTTATTATATTAGATCTTTAAACTAATACATCATGAAAAGCCTGTATGTATGTGGATCCAGCATAAGTGAAAGGGGTTTGGTCACTTTCACAACAATACAAAAAGGAGGAAGTGTGGTAAAAGAATCTAGAAAGCAGTGaattatacagaaagaaaaagactgaAGCCTCCAGGAGGGAAAAACCTTTCAAAAATACCAAGAAAATGATGAAACAAACATTCTGCAGCCAATTATTTAAAGTCAGAGACATGAAGGAAAAACACAGCAGTCTACATAAGACCCTCAACAAACTCCAGGCTCAAGGTTCCACACAAAGAAAAGAAGTGGAAGACATCGGCATGACCACCAGGTGTTTGCTGCACATTTGCCTCATACTGCTCTTCTCCACTGAAATCTCATCTCAGCTCTGTACCATGCTTCACTTCCAGCAGAACAAAGTGAACAAAGAGAGCTTGGAGCTTCTGGAGAAAGTGAGCGGAAATCTCCCCTCACAATGCATAAATGAAAGGGCAGCTTACAAACCCACCCAGGATGTCCTCCAACTCCCAGTGTCCCCGAAGGAGAATGCCAAGGTGGCAATTCAAGAGATCCTCCAAGAGATCTTCAACATCTTTAGCAAAAACCTCACCCAAAGTGCCTGGGATGCCACTTCCACAGTCAGGTTCCAAAATGGCCTTTACCAGCAAATTCAGCGGCTGGAGGCATGTTTGAGAGCACAGACAGAGAAGGGCTTAACCAACCCAGAAAGTCAGGACCTCCAGATCACCAGTCGGagagtgaaaaaatactttcaggggatagatgctttcctgaaagaaaagcaatTCAGCCTGTGTGCCTGGGAGATCATTCGCGTGGAAATACCCAGATGTTTTGTACTGATTGACAAACTCACTCGAAGGCTGAGTAACTAAGGTACAGTACAAAACTTTTACCTGGAGTAAATGAATTCACATTAAGGTAATTTATACAGCTGAACAGAGATAACGGATATTTTATAACTCTGcttatatagggcctgatccttcttctGTAGGATCAGTGGCCAAATCGCAACTGATTTCCATGGCAGCAGCTTTAGGCTCTTCCTGTCCTGTGCTGGAATTGGATTTTCAGTGAcatggatttattttttggtgtTTCTAcgattatttatttttgcacatcTTCATACTCTCTCACATATCAGTACTGTTGTGCAGTAGGGAATTGGCAGACCATGCAACAAAGTACACATATGTGGAATCCTTCGGCACCTCACCAGCACTTTGTGGTATGGGAGGgaaggaagtatcattatccgATGACCAAAGCACTCTGACTTCGACATACATAGTGTGATGCAAAAAAGTTACAAGACaattaagaattttaaaagaaagggTTGGACCTTAAACACTGTTGACATTGTGTGTTTGCACTATATTTCTATGGTTCATCTCTTCTCTGTTCCAATCTCACCTCTGAACTGTAACATGCAGTATAACCACAGTATAACAGCATAACACATGTgaactggaacagcttccaaacaAGCTCCCTGAGGCGGGAGTTCCAGTCAGAGATTCCAACATAGACTCATCAGCCAGCTGGACATCTGGAGACAGGTTTGGTTGCAATGATGGAAAGCG encodes the following:
- the LOC142070498 gene encoding interferon beta-like; protein product: MKEKHSSLHKTLNKLQAQGSTQRKEVEDIGMTTRCLLHICLILLFSTEISSQLCTMLHFQQNKVNKESLELLEKVSGNLPSQCINERAAYKPTQDVLQLPVSPKENAKVAIQEILQEIFNIFSKNLTQSAWDATSTVRFQNGLYQQIQRLEACLRAQTEKGLTNPESQDLQITSRRVKKYFQGIDAFLKEKQFSLCAWEIIRVEIPRCFVLIDKLTRRLSN